Proteins encoded in a region of the Scrofimicrobium sp. R131 genome:
- a CDS encoding multicopper oxidase domain-containing protein, whose translation MVEKQKVTVAQGASAVLGIVIVAVLALAAALISPSLVSGTGSEPAAGSGSAPASSASSATGQTTEVTVTVDGMRFVPGTIEVPAGNNLVVNFENTGDQRHDLVFANGVATEALAPGASARLDVGVITSNLDGWCSLPGHRQMGMVLEVVATGSESETTDQMGMGHEGMDHSATASAMPTMADLMDEATKHDPYPARVEPLPPADGPQTREYTFEVVESEEDLGAGIVRPLWTFNGTGPGPILHGRVGDEFVITLVNNGTMGHSIDFHAGEIAPDEVMRTIEPGESLEYRFTAGRSGIWMYHCGTMPMTLHIANGMFGAVIIEPDGLEPVDQSYVLIQSEYYQDEAGNTAADKLNTMIPDVAMFNGRAFQYDVHPLTAKVGDRVRFWVLDVGPNSPLAFHIVGTQFDTVWSEGHYSVHHGQSTDGLTKGVTGAQVLPLQAAQGGFVELVAPEPGHYAIVNHIMTLAEKGAHGILQVE comes from the coding sequence GTGGTTGAAAAGCAGAAAGTGACGGTGGCGCAGGGGGCCTCCGCAGTCTTGGGAATCGTGATTGTGGCCGTCCTGGCCCTCGCGGCTGCCCTGATCTCGCCGTCCCTGGTCTCTGGCACCGGCTCCGAGCCGGCCGCTGGCTCCGGTTCAGCGCCGGCCTCCTCGGCCAGTTCGGCCACCGGCCAAACCACGGAAGTGACCGTGACGGTGGACGGGATGCGCTTTGTGCCCGGCACCATCGAAGTTCCCGCCGGCAACAACCTGGTGGTGAACTTTGAGAACACGGGCGATCAGCGGCACGACCTGGTGTTTGCCAACGGTGTCGCGACCGAGGCGTTGGCACCGGGCGCGTCGGCCCGCCTCGACGTCGGCGTGATCACCTCGAATCTGGACGGCTGGTGCTCCCTGCCCGGGCACCGACAGATGGGCATGGTCCTGGAGGTGGTGGCCACCGGCAGTGAAAGCGAAACCACGGATCAGATGGGGATGGGGCACGAGGGGATGGACCACTCGGCCACCGCCTCGGCTATGCCGACCATGGCCGACCTGATGGACGAGGCGACCAAGCATGATCCCTACCCGGCCCGGGTTGAGCCGCTGCCGCCCGCCGACGGGCCCCAGACGCGCGAGTACACCTTCGAAGTGGTTGAGTCTGAGGAGGACCTGGGGGCCGGAATTGTCCGTCCACTCTGGACTTTTAACGGCACCGGTCCGGGTCCGATTCTGCACGGCAGGGTGGGGGACGAGTTCGTCATCACCCTGGTCAACAACGGGACGATGGGCCACTCGATTGACTTCCATGCCGGCGAGATTGCGCCGGACGAGGTGATGCGGACGATCGAACCGGGCGAGTCCCTGGAGTACCGTTTCACCGCGGGCCGATCGGGAATCTGGATGTACCACTGCGGTACCATGCCGATGACGCTGCACATTGCCAACGGGATGTTCGGGGCGGTCATCATTGAGCCGGACGGGCTGGAACCGGTCGATCAGTCCTATGTCCTGATCCAGTCCGAGTACTACCAGGACGAGGCGGGGAACACCGCCGCCGACAAGTTGAACACGATGATCCCCGACGTGGCCATGTTCAACGGCCGGGCTTTCCAGTACGACGTCCACCCACTTACCGCCAAAGTTGGGGATCGGGTCCGGTTCTGGGTGCTGGACGTGGGGCCGAACTCTCCGCTGGCCTTCCACATTGTCGGCACGCAGTTCGACACCGTCTGGAGCGAGGGGCACTACTCGGTCCATCACGGCCAATCTACCGACGGCCTGACCAAGGGAGTCACCGGGGCGCAGGTGCTGCCGCTGCAGGCTGCTCAGGGCGGCTTTGTCGAGTTGGTGGCCCCGGAGCCGGGCCACTACGCCATCGTGAATCACATTATGACGCTGGCGGAAAAGGGAGCTCACGGGATCTTGCAGGTGGAGTAG
- a CDS encoding CshA/CshB family fibrillar adhesin-related protein, translating into MPASAFPVNYQSASNPGSTDRGLEVNLRGSHRNRYRHAILLSLFLGTCGLFVTASLLHSVPARADAGNAVITGCAFATGGALAKRLCWLDFDGFSTIDGEHTSAGQGQLEEFDGGLYGNVSDFPVTIDIPGTTLRLTAKLDVEGQGRGRVVRAMPFPTWESGDGSNGAFLGRHGFYVLDQQYHPALYMVKNSGQSATTRVTLKDIQLTQGSKPVAHYSILVADAETTDRGEWISWTTDSEHGFKVLPNDPTKPQTPMGNACGGTVAFEQAGFVARCDGPIETYDKTGTAMLAAEAPDEPGLGWSVTQEMSGNGQQGVAFAVQISGMEGTVEIPDRVVTGVGPDGPRFDGGDFRIQVQHNGDNPLTASTGTDGNQASTVPGSFVQSQSDDYVRWSVTASPEGALANYRQDWDCTLRNGMGEEFTPSWAGASPEFVVGSGEFGLCTVTLTPARLTLQKALAGKPTAQLASPEDWDLSAGDLPYGPGSEAGVTYPVAAGTYRLSEAPNQANPNTASYRLADLSCVDDAGRPVSSADDSVSLAAGDQVSCVFTNELAPARLTLIKEYTPEATVIMGSHAPDVEAWALSAMGMDRDSTVLLTGASGSPEVTDVEVTPGTYLLSERLPQWEGIVSLDQIACHDLKTDELVAVTNEEVVLEPGSEVACTFQNRAVDGTLTWKKVDEKSGVLLPDSAWTLTTDGHEPFGVEDCQQQGCVGQLDQDPTPGAFKVKGLPWGDYQLAESQAPVGYQRLTEARTVNLQVGGNLDLGPIGNRQSDGIALPLTGGIGRLGFLVPGLGIVMMAAILASLNLRSRRLVEPSDHRKTIRNTNGPHSDERNAEQ; encoded by the coding sequence ATGCCCGCGTCCGCCTTTCCTGTCAACTACCAGAGCGCATCCAACCCCGGGTCAACTGACCGGGGTCTCGAAGTGAACCTGCGTGGCTCGCACCGGAACCGATATCGACACGCGATCCTGCTGAGTCTGTTCTTGGGGACCTGTGGGCTGTTTGTGACCGCTAGTCTGCTTCATTCTGTTCCCGCCCGCGCGGATGCAGGTAATGCCGTTATCACCGGCTGCGCCTTTGCCACCGGTGGGGCCCTAGCCAAGCGCCTGTGTTGGCTCGACTTTGACGGCTTCAGCACCATTGATGGGGAACACACTTCGGCGGGCCAAGGACAGCTGGAGGAGTTTGACGGAGGCCTCTATGGCAACGTGTCAGACTTCCCGGTGACGATCGACATTCCGGGAACTACCCTCCGCCTCACGGCCAAGCTCGACGTGGAGGGCCAAGGCCGGGGGCGGGTAGTCAGGGCGATGCCGTTCCCTACCTGGGAAAGCGGCGATGGAAGTAACGGTGCCTTTCTGGGACGGCACGGATTCTATGTCCTGGACCAGCAGTACCATCCGGCCTTATATATGGTGAAGAACTCCGGTCAATCCGCCACTACTCGGGTCACCTTGAAAGACATTCAGCTCACCCAGGGATCCAAGCCGGTCGCACACTACTCGATTCTGGTGGCCGACGCGGAGACCACTGACCGGGGCGAGTGGATCTCCTGGACCACTGACAGCGAACACGGATTCAAGGTCCTGCCCAACGATCCAACCAAACCCCAGACCCCGATGGGCAACGCTTGCGGTGGGACCGTGGCGTTCGAGCAAGCTGGCTTTGTTGCTAGATGCGATGGGCCGATCGAGACCTACGACAAGACCGGAACCGCGATGCTGGCGGCCGAAGCCCCGGATGAGCCCGGATTGGGTTGGTCGGTGACACAGGAGATGTCGGGGAACGGTCAGCAGGGTGTTGCCTTCGCAGTGCAGATTTCCGGGATGGAGGGGACCGTGGAGATCCCCGACCGCGTCGTGACCGGAGTTGGTCCCGACGGGCCGCGATTCGACGGTGGTGACTTTAGGATTCAGGTGCAACACAACGGGGACAACCCGCTGACTGCGTCCACCGGGACTGACGGGAATCAGGCCAGTACCGTGCCGGGAAGTTTCGTGCAGTCACAATCCGACGACTATGTCAGATGGAGTGTGACTGCCAGTCCCGAAGGGGCACTCGCCAATTACCGCCAAGACTGGGACTGCACTCTGCGCAACGGCATGGGGGAGGAGTTCACCCCCAGTTGGGCGGGAGCAAGCCCGGAGTTTGTGGTTGGCTCGGGCGAGTTCGGCCTGTGTACGGTCACGCTCACCCCCGCTCGGCTCACCTTGCAGAAGGCGCTGGCTGGAAAGCCGACCGCTCAGCTGGCCAGCCCGGAAGACTGGGATTTGTCGGCCGGTGACTTGCCGTATGGTCCGGGCAGTGAAGCCGGGGTGACCTATCCCGTGGCGGCGGGCACCTACCGTCTGAGCGAGGCACCCAACCAGGCCAACCCCAACACTGCCTCCTATCGGCTCGCGGATCTGAGCTGCGTCGACGACGCGGGTCGCCCGGTCAGCTCCGCTGACGATTCGGTGTCGCTGGCGGCAGGGGATCAGGTGTCCTGCGTCTTTACCAATGAGTTAGCTCCGGCCAGGTTGACTCTAATCAAGGAGTACACCCCCGAGGCGACCGTGATCATGGGGAGTCACGCCCCCGACGTCGAGGCGTGGGCGCTTTCGGCGATGGGGATGGACCGGGATTCCACCGTCCTCTTGACGGGCGCTTCCGGCTCACCGGAGGTAACGGACGTTGAGGTCACCCCCGGAACCTATCTGCTCTCGGAACGGTTACCACAGTGGGAAGGAATCGTGTCGCTTGACCAGATTGCCTGCCACGACCTCAAGACCGACGAACTGGTGGCAGTGACCAACGAAGAGGTCGTTCTGGAACCTGGCTCTGAAGTGGCCTGCACTTTCCAAAACCGCGCGGTGGACGGGACGCTGACTTGGAAAAAGGTAGACGAGAAGAGTGGAGTCCTGCTTCCTGATTCGGCCTGGACACTAACTACCGACGGCCATGAGCCGTTCGGAGTCGAGGATTGCCAGCAACAAGGTTGCGTGGGTCAGCTCGATCAGGACCCAACCCCGGGGGCCTTCAAAGTAAAGGGCCTGCCCTGGGGTGACTACCAGCTGGCGGAGTCACAAGCTCCAGTTGGCTATCAGCGCCTCACCGAGGCGCGAACAGTAAATCTGCAGGTCGGGGGAAACCTCGACCTGGGGCCCATCGGTAACAGGCAGAGCGACGGTATCGCTTTGCCGCTTACCGGAGGGATAGGCCGCCTCGGATTTTTGGTGCCGGGCTTGGGGATTGTAATGATGGCGGCCATACTCGCCAGCCTCAATCTCCGATCTCGGCGGCTAGTCGAGCCGTCCGACCATCGGAAAACCATCCGGAACACAAATGGACCGCACTCTGATGAAAGGAACGCGGAACAATGA
- a CDS encoding SpaA isopeptide-forming pilin-related protein: MLPVENDSTAEPPAETTSPDPAEVAEQPAESGDQDADQESQELDQPQSGAEVASISPMALPSTPYLTWKVTDSDNALLGGATFKLNGPRGSSSWPGTETTVEDCVSGTCAGPDLDNTPGVFAVKTLQPNNTVSTSSRYRLQPVSAPAGLTFAGDANWNEIDGWGSNPSWGEWSDGVHDFGTYQATSASPSCGAGYIYSVSGSGQMYQVNPSGQVSPMGTAADGVSYFNGLGIGAGGSQVFAISRSTSSGYNVSGTVWKYDTNTGTWASTGVTQSTNTNLVGGAVCLSCGTYFFGGFTDGGGQFRIWAYNEATNTVSARGYVDTSEGAASSNNGDMAFDREGNLYVVRGAGSDISVYSVTAADLSNSGPNTRLNASRSEPSYSGMSNVNGAALDASGKLFLGDSSNLTSYNMPDMTGAQTVTSHLASSADLASCSSPPTVVIEKELPNGRVNPDDQFTLSMSQGDHLIGTATTSGTTIGVQDQRVGPLPANRGVDLTFAETFINGADPSQYATSWKCNLDDNTVPYASGTGTNGVINIPYEGERMVCRFVNTPLVAHVNVTKQVLDEDGNDDPTSRANWAITLTDSALTGNVRHNPLPDVQSTNTGGQTSWDLYFDSSGDAATVQLAETQQEHYRFVSGQCVVTDINGVPGIPQVFQSEEGSEISPVHPGETVDCTFVNQRISQTLTLTKSVENNFGGQLEPDDFTLTATPLDPAGTPLEFASGETMEIDPGTYQIGEVAQPGYELSGIACAVGDGQPVALIDGQLVIGPDDTHVACTLTNNDQPASVTWGKVAAGTDQFLSGSSWTLTGPTGTSSATVQVEDCEAGPCTGPDQDPRPGRFQVNNLKWGAYQLVEATAPAGFIKDDTVHQIDLGPTNLAVDLGNFDNELREGPVLPITGGFGTDTYLLGGGLVAGLGAMIAAAYYSRHPNRLRSSGRRAGTK; this comes from the coding sequence GTGCTGCCGGTAGAGAATGATTCAACTGCCGAACCTCCCGCCGAAACAACCAGCCCCGACCCGGCTGAGGTCGCGGAGCAGCCGGCTGAATCCGGCGACCAGGATGCCGACCAGGAATCACAGGAATTGGATCAGCCTCAATCCGGTGCCGAGGTGGCCTCCATCTCACCGATGGCGCTGCCCTCCACCCCCTACCTGACCTGGAAGGTGACAGATTCGGACAATGCACTTTTGGGAGGCGCCACCTTCAAGCTGAACGGACCCCGCGGAAGCAGCAGCTGGCCCGGGACGGAGACCACCGTGGAGGACTGTGTCTCCGGTACCTGTGCCGGTCCGGACTTGGATAACACGCCCGGGGTGTTTGCGGTCAAGACGCTGCAGCCGAACAACACCGTTTCCACCAGTTCGCGCTACCGGCTCCAGCCGGTTTCGGCTCCTGCCGGCCTCACTTTTGCGGGCGATGCGAATTGGAATGAGATTGACGGCTGGGGCTCGAACCCCAGCTGGGGCGAGTGGAGCGACGGAGTGCATGACTTCGGCACCTACCAGGCCACTTCAGCCAGCCCGTCCTGTGGGGCCGGGTACATCTACTCGGTCAGCGGATCCGGCCAGATGTACCAGGTGAACCCCTCCGGGCAGGTGAGCCCGATGGGGACGGCGGCCGATGGCGTTAGCTACTTCAACGGACTGGGAATTGGCGCGGGTGGCTCCCAGGTGTTTGCCATCAGCCGCAGTACCAGTTCCGGCTACAACGTCAGCGGCACCGTCTGGAAGTATGACACCAACACCGGTACCTGGGCGTCCACCGGGGTCACCCAAAGTACCAACACGAACCTGGTTGGGGGCGCGGTCTGTCTTTCCTGCGGCACCTACTTCTTCGGTGGCTTCACTGACGGCGGGGGACAGTTCCGAATTTGGGCCTACAACGAGGCCACCAACACGGTTAGTGCCAGAGGCTATGTTGATACCTCCGAGGGTGCGGCATCCTCGAACAACGGGGACATGGCTTTTGACCGGGAAGGAAACCTCTACGTCGTCCGCGGCGCCGGCTCCGATATCTCCGTCTACTCGGTGACCGCCGCCGACCTGAGCAACTCCGGACCCAACACCAGGCTGAACGCCTCTCGGTCGGAGCCAAGTTACTCCGGCATGAGCAACGTCAACGGCGCCGCCCTTGATGCCAGCGGCAAGCTGTTCCTGGGGGACTCCAGCAACCTGACCTCCTACAACATGCCGGACATGACCGGGGCCCAAACGGTCACGTCGCACCTGGCTTCCAGCGCCGACCTGGCCTCCTGCTCGTCCCCGCCCACCGTGGTGATTGAGAAGGAACTGCCCAACGGGCGGGTTAATCCAGATGACCAGTTCACCCTGTCCATGTCTCAGGGGGACCACCTGATCGGGACCGCCACCACCTCCGGCACCACAATCGGGGTGCAGGATCAGCGGGTAGGACCGCTGCCCGCCAACCGCGGGGTCGACCTGACGTTCGCAGAGACCTTTATCAATGGCGCTGATCCCAGTCAGTACGCCACCAGTTGGAAGTGCAACCTGGACGACAACACCGTGCCCTACGCCAGTGGGACCGGAACGAACGGCGTCATCAACATCCCCTACGAGGGCGAAAGGATGGTCTGTCGGTTCGTCAACACGCCGCTAGTAGCCCACGTGAACGTCACCAAGCAGGTGCTGGATGAGGACGGCAACGACGATCCCACCTCCCGCGCCAACTGGGCGATCACGCTGACCGACTCGGCGCTGACCGGCAACGTTCGCCACAACCCGCTGCCAGATGTTCAAAGCACCAACACGGGCGGCCAGACCAGCTGGGACCTGTACTTCGATTCGTCCGGTGACGCCGCTACGGTTCAACTGGCGGAAACGCAGCAGGAGCACTACCGGTTCGTTTCCGGCCAGTGCGTGGTGACGGACATCAACGGGGTCCCGGGGATCCCGCAGGTGTTCCAATCCGAAGAGGGGTCAGAGATCAGCCCGGTGCATCCCGGTGAGACGGTGGACTGCACCTTCGTCAATCAGCGGATCAGCCAGACACTGACCCTGACCAAGAGCGTAGAGAACAATTTCGGGGGCCAGTTGGAACCGGATGACTTCACCCTGACTGCCACGCCGCTGGACCCGGCCGGGACGCCGCTCGAGTTTGCCTCCGGGGAAACCATGGAGATCGACCCGGGCACCTACCAGATCGGCGAGGTGGCCCAGCCCGGGTACGAGCTGTCCGGCATTGCCTGTGCCGTGGGTGACGGTCAACCGGTCGCCCTGATTGACGGCCAACTGGTGATCGGACCGGACGACACCCACGTCGCCTGTACCCTGACCAACAACGACCAACCCGCCTCGGTTACCTGGGGCAAGGTGGCGGCCGGGACCGATCAGTTCCTCTCCGGCTCCAGCTGGACCCTGACCGGTCCGACCGGGACTAGCTCGGCTACCGTGCAGGTGGAGGACTGTGAAGCCGGGCCCTGCACCGGGCCGGACCAGGATCCTCGACCGGGCCGGTTCCAGGTGAACAACCTGAAGTGGGGGGCCTATCAGCTGGTTGAGGCTACGGCTCCGGCCGGGTTCATCAAGGACGACACCGTGCATCAGATTGACCTGGGCCCGACCAACCTGGCCGTTGACCTTGGCAACTTCGACAACGAACTGCGCGAAGGTCCGGTTCTACCCATCACGGGTGGGTTCGGTACCGACACCTATCTGCTGGGTGGGGGACTGGTAGCTGGCCTCGGGGCCATGATCGCTGCCGCCTACTACTCGCGCCATCCAAACCGCCTTCGGTCCTCGGGCCGACGCGCCGGCACCAAATAA
- a CDS encoding class C sortase, giving the protein MSQVESPPHPYRSRRAHQHQPARRRRWRPRWITLIAAGLVWLGLLIFLYPTVAAWFTQYAQSKVVANYQQDVVSANPSRAEQLENADKYNAALISGAVLARNAHVPEGKGQVPEGVLPYDQQLQVGPGGLMARLQIPAIDLDLPVYHGTADSTLLRGLGHLEGTSLPVGGEGTRAVITGHRGLASATMFTNLDRVQLGDSITLEVLGEVLAYRVIDKKVVEPEETEALREEPGQDLLTLVTCTPLGINTHRILVTAARVLPTPPEQVAAMEGDPTVPHFPWWAVILVGSTAVLCTYVWRTGRRD; this is encoded by the coding sequence ATGAGCCAAGTTGAGTCCCCTCCCCACCCGTACCGGTCGCGGCGGGCCCACCAGCACCAACCTGCCCGTCGGCGTCGGTGGCGTCCGCGCTGGATCACGCTGATCGCCGCCGGCTTGGTTTGGCTTGGGCTGCTGATCTTCCTCTACCCGACCGTGGCGGCCTGGTTCACCCAGTACGCCCAGTCGAAGGTGGTGGCGAACTACCAGCAGGATGTGGTTAGCGCCAACCCATCGCGGGCCGAGCAGCTGGAGAACGCCGACAAGTACAACGCCGCCCTGATTTCCGGGGCGGTGCTGGCTCGGAATGCGCACGTGCCCGAGGGGAAGGGCCAGGTTCCCGAGGGGGTGTTGCCCTACGACCAGCAGCTACAGGTGGGCCCGGGTGGGCTGATGGCCCGCCTCCAAATTCCCGCCATCGACCTGGACCTGCCCGTCTACCACGGGACGGCCGACTCCACCCTGCTGCGGGGGCTCGGTCACCTAGAGGGGACCTCCCTGCCGGTGGGTGGGGAGGGAACCCGAGCGGTCATCACCGGTCACCGCGGCCTGGCCAGCGCCACCATGTTCACCAACTTGGATCGGGTGCAGCTGGGCGACTCCATCACCCTGGAGGTGCTGGGGGAGGTGCTGGCCTACCGGGTGATCGACAAGAAGGTGGTTGAACCCGAAGAGACCGAGGCGCTGCGCGAAGAGCCCGGGCAGGACCTGCTGACCCTGGTCACCTGCACCCCGCTGGGGATCAACACGCACCGGATCCTGGTCACGGCCGCCCGGGTGCTCCCGACCCCTCCCGAGCAGGTGGCGGCAATGGAGGGCGACCCCACGGTGCCCCATTTCCCGTGGTGGGCGGTGATCCTCGTCGGGTCGACCGCGGTCCTGTGCACCTATGTTTGGCGGACCGGACGCCGCGACTGA
- a CDS encoding SpaH/EbpB family LPXTG-anchored major pilin, producing the protein MTRRGALTGVSSLALCAAGLVGLVGPALADSLPGPGQEGAPTSGSITVHKYAGTPVERQIKMRDGETGSNVHSNGTELDGVDRHPLAGIPFSVSAVGVGTNESCDLLDLSESANWDNLPQLASGDLPAGYCSVPMGSAQNTDADGVTVFSDLPLGLYLVTEGESDLVQAAVAPFLVTVPYPSTEGTGPAATNEWLYDVHVYPKNQILGSGSKVMTDTGVGLGSLTSWTITSRPLGGYDDGAANLTAYVLSDPLADQLEYAPGTSELSYQTPGGSVEAVDPSYATFTDNELRAPTYTFTPEGLAWLATLPAGTQFIWNLQTAVIGVSANGQITNNAYENTGTDDVEIGHTTTYWGEARLLKQDSATSAPLAGAEFQVFNANEDQTCEGDLGDPVEVNGSTTFISDESGEVFIAGLYTGAEYVSTPGRPYCVVETKAPAGYVLDSTPVQIFVGEGTLPTGHQATINNVKQDGPNLPLTGAQGTLLLSLGGLALVAIASGLYLVQRRRSNQ; encoded by the coding sequence ATGACAAGACGAGGTGCTCTCACCGGGGTCAGCTCTCTGGCACTGTGTGCTGCCGGCCTGGTGGGCCTAGTGGGCCCGGCGCTCGCTGACTCCCTCCCGGGGCCGGGTCAAGAAGGCGCGCCCACGTCAGGGTCGATCACCGTGCACAAATATGCCGGAACCCCCGTCGAACGACAGATCAAGATGAGGGATGGCGAAACTGGCTCTAACGTCCACTCCAACGGCACCGAACTGGACGGAGTGGACCGGCACCCGCTGGCGGGCATCCCGTTCTCGGTGAGTGCAGTGGGGGTCGGGACCAACGAATCCTGTGACCTGCTGGACCTATCGGAAAGTGCCAATTGGGATAACTTGCCGCAGTTGGCGTCCGGTGATCTGCCCGCCGGCTACTGCTCTGTGCCTATGGGTTCGGCACAGAATACCGATGCTGACGGCGTGACCGTCTTCTCGGACCTGCCACTGGGCCTGTACCTGGTCACTGAAGGGGAATCGGATCTGGTGCAGGCTGCGGTAGCGCCGTTCCTTGTCACCGTTCCTTACCCGTCGACGGAGGGAACCGGCCCGGCAGCGACCAACGAGTGGCTCTACGACGTGCATGTCTACCCGAAGAACCAGATTCTGGGCAGCGGAAGCAAAGTCATGACCGACACGGGAGTTGGGCTCGGCTCACTTACTAGCTGGACCATCACCTCGCGCCCACTCGGCGGATACGATGACGGCGCCGCCAACCTGACCGCGTACGTGCTGTCCGATCCTCTGGCTGACCAGCTGGAATATGCGCCCGGGACCTCGGAACTGAGCTATCAGACTCCGGGTGGCTCGGTCGAGGCCGTTGACCCCAGCTACGCGACCTTCACCGATAACGAGCTCCGCGCACCCACCTACACCTTCACGCCGGAGGGCCTGGCCTGGCTGGCCACCCTGCCCGCGGGGACCCAGTTTATCTGGAACCTGCAGACCGCGGTGATTGGGGTTAGCGCGAACGGGCAGATCACGAACAACGCCTATGAGAACACCGGGACCGACGACGTCGAGATCGGCCACACCACCACCTACTGGGGTGAGGCACGCCTGCTGAAGCAGGACAGCGCCACTTCAGCGCCACTGGCTGGTGCGGAGTTCCAGGTGTTCAATGCAAACGAGGACCAAACCTGTGAAGGCGACTTGGGCGACCCGGTGGAAGTCAACGGTTCGACCACGTTTATCAGCGACGAGAGCGGCGAGGTCTTCATTGCTGGTCTGTACACGGGGGCAGAGTATGTGAGCACCCCGGGCCGCCCCTACTGCGTGGTGGAGACCAAGGCTCCGGCCGGCTATGTGCTGGACAGCACTCCCGTGCAGATCTTCGTGGGTGAGGGAACGTTGCCTACGGGTCACCAGGCCACGATCAACAACGTGAAGCAGGACGGGCCAAACCTGCCGCTGACCGGCGCGCAGGGAACCCTGCTGCTCTCGCTCGGTGGGCTGGCGTTGGTAGCGATTGCTTCGGGCCTGTACCTGGTCCAGCGTCGCCGCAGCAACCAATAG
- a CDS encoding SpaH/EbpB family LPXTG-anchored major pilin produces the protein MSIITNSRGRRLVAALGAAGLGLVTMTGLAFAADDEPVTPSVANIDGQHPTSLEIRKYATPDQAWDFAANGKAVDVPDDAVPLMGVQFEVVPVNSIATGPRAGDLDLLSADGWDRAEGLDADAVKADYLGAGGMYTYGTPVTLTTDGDGMAMQSLPQGLYLVREVSPGNNPVSMISPPTLVTLPYPDADSASWLYDVVIYPKNDLSTDTIDKEVMDPDTIVQPDGMTDWKITVPLVGYNPDEGITSFMVNDPLDSRLTYVDGSAVVKILNDGTQVGSDLVAGTDYTVTVDSSNKLVLTMEESGLAKLNENPASHVEVTITTAVNGDGIVENHVDGVVNNWTTEIVPGEGPTTNWATLEVLKYAGEDQSMTLQGAEFQIYRNHVVDGEDAADESELVGTYTTGADGTFDVTLWVGNNADMSEVYWVKETMAPTGYVLPANPWSMVTLTADANATVTVHPVSNVKHTGPALPITGANGQLLMMGGGLALVLLGGGAALVSRKRNPKA, from the coding sequence ATGAGCATCATTACTAATAGCCGGGGGAGGCGGTTGGTAGCTGCTCTCGGCGCGGCTGGGCTCGGGCTGGTCACCATGACCGGACTGGCCTTTGCGGCCGATGACGAACCAGTCACTCCGTCAGTAGCTAACATCGACGGGCAGCACCCGACCAGCCTGGAGATCCGGAAGTATGCCACCCCGGATCAGGCTTGGGACTTTGCTGCCAACGGCAAGGCAGTTGACGTACCCGACGACGCGGTCCCGCTGATGGGGGTCCAGTTCGAGGTCGTTCCGGTCAACTCCATCGCCACCGGTCCGCGCGCCGGCGACCTGGATCTGCTGTCTGCCGACGGCTGGGATCGGGCAGAGGGCTTGGACGCGGACGCGGTCAAGGCTGACTACCTGGGCGCCGGAGGAATGTACACCTACGGCACTCCGGTCACCCTGACCACCGATGGTGACGGGATGGCCATGCAGTCCCTGCCCCAGGGCCTGTACCTGGTCCGCGAGGTCAGCCCGGGTAACAACCCGGTCTCGATGATCTCCCCGCCCACCCTGGTCACCCTGCCCTACCCGGATGCGGACAGTGCCTCCTGGCTCTACGACGTGGTGATCTACCCCAAGAACGACCTGTCAACCGACACGATTGACAAGGAAGTCATGGACCCCGACACCATTGTTCAGCCCGATGGGATGACCGACTGGAAGATCACGGTGCCGCTGGTGGGTTACAACCCGGATGAGGGGATCACCTCGTTCATGGTCAACGACCCGCTGGACTCGCGCCTGACCTACGTGGATGGCTCCGCGGTGGTCAAGATCCTCAACGATGGCACCCAGGTGGGGTCGGATCTGGTCGCCGGAACCGACTACACGGTCACCGTTGACAGCTCCAACAAGCTGGTGCTGACGATGGAGGAGTCGGGCTTGGCCAAGCTCAATGAGAACCCGGCCAGCCACGTGGAGGTCACCATCACCACCGCGGTCAACGGGGACGGCATCGTTGAAAACCACGTTGACGGCGTGGTGAACAACTGGACCACCGAGATCGTCCCGGGCGAAGGGCCAACCACCAACTGGGCCACCCTGGAAGTGCTGAAGTACGCCGGGGAGGATCAGTCCATGACCCTGCAGGGTGCGGAGTTCCAGATCTACCGCAACCACGTGGTCGACGGTGAGGACGCAGCCGATGAGTCCGAGCTGGTGGGCACCTACACCACCGGCGCCGACGGCACCTTCGATGTCACCCTCTGGGTCGGCAACAACGCGGACATGAGCGAGGTCTACTGGGTGAAGGAAACCATGGCTCCGACCGGCTACGTGCTGCCCGCCAACCCCTGGTCCATGGTCACCCTGACGGCGGACGCCAACGCCACCGTCACGGTCCACCCGGTCTCCAACGTCAAGCACACCGGTCCGGCCCTGCCGATCACCGGGGCCAACGGCCAGTTGCTGATGATGGGCGGAGGCCTGGCCCTGGTCCTGCTTGGTGGCGGCGCCGCCCTGGTGTCGCGCAAGCGCAACCCGAAGGCCTAA